In the genome of Gloeotrichia echinulata CP02, one region contains:
- a CDS encoding transposase produces MMTWAFYQFSQTLEHLCNRYGSKLVRITEEYTSKTCTKCGHVHRKLGSSKNFKCPTCGYEIPRDFNGAVGIFLKAMWDTTNTYSVGDVVLDVHDISNVGECLG; encoded by the coding sequence ATGATGACCTGGGCATTCTATCAGTTCTCTCAAACCCTTGAACATTTGTGTAACCGCTACGGTTCCAAATTGGTAAGAATAACTGAAGAATATACATCGAAGACCTGCACAAAATGCGGTCACGTTCATAGAAAACTTGGTAGTTCTAAGAACTTTAAATGCCCTACCTGTGGTTATGAAATACCACGAGATTTTAATGGAGCCGTGGGGATTTTCCTCAAGGCAATGTGGGATACCACCAACACTTACTCAGTTGGTGATGTTGTACTGGATGTTCACGATATCTCAAATGTCGGAGAATGTCTCGGTTAA
- a CDS encoding UDP-glucose/GDP-mannose dehydrogenase family protein, translating to MRVCVIGTGYVGLVTGACLAHIGHNVICVDNNEEKVKLMKSGQSPIFEPGLSEIMQSAINSKNIEFTTDIAAGVAHGEILFIAVGTPPLPTGESDTRYVEAVARSIGENLNGGYKVIVNKSTVPIGSGDWVRMIVLDGIAERKKTLVSAGAVSSDDQLPEIAADFDVISNPEFLREGSAVYDTFNPDRIVLGGNSQRATGLMKELYTPIVERQFAADKSLPPVPVLVTDLSSAEMIKYAANAFLATKISFINEVANICDRVGADVTQVAKGIGLDSRIGNKFLQAGIGWGGSCFPKDVSALIHTADDYGYEAQLMKAAVSVNERQRLIALEKLQQALKILKGKTVGLLGLTFKPDTDDLRDAPALMLIEQLNRLGAKVKAYDPIISQTGMRHGLTGVLVETDAERLADGCDALVLVTEWQQFSHLDYVKMAKLMIHPVMIDGRNFLDPETMVRAGFQYVGVGR from the coding sequence ATGCGTGTTTGCGTAATTGGTACTGGTTATGTTGGTTTAGTTACAGGTGCTTGCTTGGCTCATATTGGGCATAACGTCATTTGTGTAGACAATAACGAAGAAAAAGTCAAATTAATGAAATCTGGGCAGTCGCCAATTTTCGAGCCTGGACTCTCGGAAATTATGCAGTCTGCCATTAATAGCAAGAATATAGAATTTACCACAGATATCGCCGCAGGAGTAGCCCACGGAGAAATTCTGTTTATTGCCGTGGGCACACCACCTTTGCCTACTGGTGAAAGTGATACCCGTTATGTTGAAGCTGTAGCCCGTAGCATCGGCGAAAATCTCAATGGTGGTTATAAGGTGATTGTCAATAAATCAACAGTACCCATTGGCTCTGGTGACTGGGTAAGGATGATTGTTCTGGATGGCATTGCTGAACGCAAAAAAACACTGGTATCGGCTGGTGCTGTGTCTAGCGATGATCAATTACCAGAGATTGCAGCCGATTTTGATGTCATCAGCAATCCAGAGTTTTTGCGCGAAGGTTCGGCTGTTTATGACACCTTTAACCCAGATCGCATTGTCCTGGGGGGCAATAGTCAAAGAGCAACAGGCTTGATGAAAGAATTGTATACCCCAATTGTCGAGCGCCAGTTCGCTGCTGACAAATCTTTACCACCCGTACCAGTGCTGGTAACAGACCTCAGTTCAGCAGAGATGATCAAATACGCAGCGAATGCGTTTTTGGCAACCAAAATTAGTTTTATTAACGAAGTTGCAAATATTTGCGATCGCGTTGGTGCTGATGTCACTCAGGTAGCAAAAGGCATCGGTCTAGATTCCCGGATTGGTAACAAGTTCTTACAAGCGGGTATTGGTTGGGGTGGTTCCTGCTTCCCCAAAGATGTCTCGGCGTTAATTCACACCGCTGATGATTATGGCTATGAAGCTCAACTCATGAAAGCCGCTGTCAGTGTCAACGAACGCCAGCGCCTGATAGCCCTAGAAAAACTCCAACAAGCCCTGAAAATCCTCAAAGGTAAAACTGTCGGACTACTCGGTCTGACCTTCAAGCCAGATACCGACGATTTGCGCGACGCCCCAGCACTTATGCTGATTGAGCAACTCAACAGATTGGGTGCGAAAGTTAAGGCATATGACCCCATTATTTCCCAAACAGGGATGCGTCATGGTCTGACCGGTGTGCTGGTAGAAACCGATGCTGAACGACTAGCCGACGGCTGCGATGCTTTGGTACTTGTGACCGAATGGCAACAGTTTAGCCATCTGGATTACGTTAAGATGGCAAAATTGATGATCCACCCGGTTATGATCGACGGACGCAACTTCCTTGACCCGGAAACAATGGTACGGGCTGGATTCCAATATGTAGGTGTGGGAAGATAA
- a CDS encoding UDP-glucuronic acid decarboxylase family protein, giving the protein MRILVTGGAGFIGSHLMERLMNDGHEIICLDNFYTGNKQNILKWINNPYFELIRHDITEPIRLEVDQIYHLACPASPVHYQYNPVKTVKTNVMGTLNMLGLAKRVKARFFLASTSEVYGDPEIHPQTEEYRGSVNPIGLRSCYDEGKRIAETLAFDYYRQNKVDIRVVRIFNTYGPRMLENDGRVVSNFIVQALRGKPLTVYGDGSQTRSFCYVSDLVEGFIRLMNSDYVGPVNLGNPDEYTILELAQAVQNQINPDAQINFEPLPADDPRRRRPDITKAKTLLNWEPTIPLQEGLKLTIEDFRSRIKSDIKEPVS; this is encoded by the coding sequence ACGGTTAATGAATGATGGGCATGAAATCATTTGCTTGGACAACTTTTATACAGGGAATAAACAGAACATCCTCAAATGGATAAACAATCCATACTTTGAACTGATCCGCCACGATATCACCGAGCCAATTCGGTTAGAAGTGGATCAAATTTATCATCTAGCTTGTCCGGCTTCTCCAGTACATTACCAATACAACCCAGTCAAAACCGTTAAAACTAACGTTATGGGTACCCTAAACATGTTGGGGTTGGCAAAGCGTGTGAAAGCTAGGTTTTTCTTAGCTTCCACCAGTGAAGTTTATGGTGATCCAGAAATTCATCCGCAAACTGAAGAGTATCGGGGTAGTGTTAATCCGATTGGACTACGTTCATGCTACGACGAAGGTAAGCGAATTGCTGAGACTTTGGCATTTGATTACTACAGACAAAATAAAGTCGATATTCGGGTTGTCCGTATTTTCAACACCTATGGTCCGCGGATGTTAGAAAACGACGGCCGAGTAGTCAGCAATTTTATCGTTCAAGCTCTGCGAGGAAAGCCCTTAACAGTCTACGGTGACGGTTCACAAACCCGTAGCTTCTGCTACGTTTCCGACCTAGTGGAAGGATTTATCCGGCTGATGAATAGTGACTATGTAGGTCCTGTGAATCTGGGTAATCCTGATGAATATACGATTTTAGAATTGGCGCAGGCAGTACAAAATCAGATCAATCCCGATGCACAGATTAATTTTGAACCCCTACCTGCGGATGATCCCCGTCGTCGCCGTCCCGATATCACCAAAGCCAAAACCTTGTTAAATTGGGAACCTACTATTCCTCTGCAAGAAGGGTTAAAACTAACTATAGAAGACTTCCGCTCTCGTATCAAAAGTGATATCAAAGAGCCAGTCTCCTGA
- a CDS encoding DUF2993 domain-containing protein, with protein MFGGLTGLQDPKSTDWGERMLNTVASQTIRHLFTQSESVEVFVRCYPSSKLLQGSIDSFKMSGRGLVIRRDFAVEEMSFETDAVAIDFGSVLSGKLTLKQPTQAIAQVILSEAGINQAFKAELVTKRLLNLSLPTLTALSGGKPVSFPEIQVELLPENRLRILAKADLDNGELIPLNMIVSIAVERRRRVSFKDPKFELDSIPEAQREISQTLSVALVEILDNMVDLDRFDLDGVKMRLNRLETEGKTLIFSGYAEIERIPRSS; from the coding sequence ATGTTCGGCGGACTTACTGGTTTACAAGATCCTAAAAGCACAGATTGGGGAGAGCGGATGCTCAACACAGTCGCCAGCCAAACGATTCGCCACCTGTTTACCCAAAGCGAGTCAGTAGAAGTCTTTGTGCGCTGCTATCCCTCCAGTAAGCTCTTGCAAGGCAGCATTGATAGCTTTAAAATGAGCGGTCGTGGCTTGGTCATTCGGAGAGATTTCGCAGTAGAGGAGATGTCCTTTGAAACGGATGCTGTAGCGATTGACTTCGGCTCGGTTTTAAGTGGCAAACTGACTCTCAAGCAACCAACCCAGGCGATCGCCCAAGTGATATTATCAGAAGCAGGTATCAACCAGGCTTTTAAAGCAGAATTGGTCACAAAGCGGCTGCTTAATCTCTCCCTGCCAACTTTAACGGCATTATCTGGCGGTAAACCAGTCTCTTTCCCAGAGATTCAAGTAGAGCTATTGCCAGAGAATCGCCTGCGAATTTTAGCCAAGGCGGATTTAGACAATGGTGAACTTATACCGTTGAACATGATTGTCAGCATCGCCGTGGAACGACGGCGACGGGTTTCCTTTAAAGATCCTAAATTTGAACTTGATTCCATACCAGAAGCGCAACGGGAAATTTCCCAAACCTTGAGCGTAGCACTGGTAGAAATTTTGGATAATATGGTCGATTTAGATCGCTTTGACCTTGATGGGGTGAAAATGCGACTCAACCGTTTAGAAACTGAGGGTAAAACTTTAATTTTCAGTGGATATGCAGAGATTGAGCGTATACCACGTAGCTCTTAG
- a CDS encoding LamG-like jellyroll fold domain-containing protein, whose amino-acid sequence MAINVERGREMLLNKEKLQHINSIAHEGKVVVLATDGDGKIWYTVKQDGFEDSYLNTPANLRTGWENWQELEFPNETKKEKDKEVPTQDQSVIDKETAELTYQNDTKKFVLKSLYQTKDKSAVAPVQLVSALGHIYVFRQSKSNTLLVDRFVLDGMTNKLNRKLEVRFKRSKQKHTPTKNMNKGSNGLVNIDSLDFRDANGNFFYQPTTELCLVNNLQKGWFSVVLVPTIENDVYRWHIFAYNSQTQKVELTTIRASEEGLFDVKDYSIFEELNDTLVPRNIPGVIKRTLDISNVTVTNGLAATKYDLQQEQETQSGEMQLIKTATRLMLAIPTDKGTAAFSFAIAGDGTLSQINQTPTSSIIRSKQREILLPLNTLDEIKAFGDKTPPPQGIITGLAEGTDKDKAEDLVKISTNTAAAELKNGDLVKITSTRDYRGLYRTTKVDNNSFEINLPSGNGLGYWEKEDQEAGGLIFDGMITAYEKTADGKLRVSCPNHGLANGDEVQIVGTDGYNNTYPVQKIDNTHFVIERKWAAGEAVKAELLSKKRRGVVFDGNNDYIQLSQPLSIFSGSFTVSMWVKVPKNSKNRGILLGDYQLPQSIDVNFEVFNGKLRFYWNNQPDLYGSKDLRDNEWHFISFVRDRENKKIYAYVDGVADINHSGEISDKRAVTPHRIGRDSRDKIIPFEGQIAEVRIWKVARTAEEIKNNMYLQLTGKEVGLVGYWRLGGISEGKVIDFSVNGNDGTVYGDAYVSAATLNRKLTGGTDAVKYSNPELFAVSERATYEESFEFKVNFEPSKPVNLTDLNNADNRGNKIFTLAYWGKSSRSAEEKKPISAVQNEFETSGNGWYRVSCNVTIPDGVSLLRSFEIANVKGTWKSLEIRKHSIRLLSDSITEAKFTDVVNLTPLAASQAELAVKLKQLELKEQQEAVLLKEKRELEDKLAKLNNLNATITEKDALSKTVQELRKQNERDQSNYDKEKNNPLNYWCYIENKATGLALTPWVDSPYNFKNSLVFLNRVNKVHFHWNFIAADNGCFVIKNKAIIMSYEMYMFWGVFANHYDGMIGMMHLMDESYLKQNPERREFKLIDAGQGFYYIQARAANGVCKLAPANVYQYQLVLVRQQGSDHEKFKLVKVDEQSINGKVEILLESLNGKQANLRLKELELAKLINIIEEGVKNKTTWENRRTKVIEELAPIQREISNLNGGFINGVSSTQQTPQTMRLVAKDGKGLVTQGALLGFVQPASRLNAIETCEGNVQLSYFDTQGRMRQTNYDATADGKNAAFEQWIPDAQRACLNFSNRESIVRLDKALALPPDWTIEAWFVYPLPEPGKSKYNSLTTGEKADHHIIVKDGKELGIFLTNDPLGHYFYDSGFNLELLPQGWHHLAAIGKGNTTLFYIDGKKVGDTKAKALTASEEALKAIADKNSEAYKNAEKKVKDIKNANLKSISDVYAIANNINYDQQFRKVAEVRIWGIALTDDEIAINSKTLISGNEPGLLAYYPLNEATGTTIRDNSGNGKNGTVSGASWWGCTAPIGNPGNTVMKFDGVNDYVNLGNPSALQFANNCYTLEAWIKPSLSSQNRAIISKWNSGSTGWYIFSLQPDNTINISHNISPWTITSSQTIPSEIYSHVVATYDGSIVKLYINGQLAGSGNLGKSADTTTAVLIGAIHENGTVSKNFFLGQIAEVRIWNKARTQVEIQADMYKRLSGNEANLVAYYPLNEIKREGTGQGTTQKVLDLAGNNHGTVHKAITVYDNTLPLVSDALVSNEYSTVTLEDNLKVAIMRRFFAYPTANGATLLPDKRVEALELRWIGNAQFAPTLLGYIEGAPPIPSENLTLEEDYNGATSVELTMSDDVTFSWKRSQDSGLGGSLETFLGADMEASTSAGVIVSVSSKVAVARAGFKGNFDFNYQFQNESSIASSSSLSMTDKLELRGTTEESAKFPHLGKRFIPKNVGYALVVSALADMFVTRLARSGKMVGYQVQPVDGIPPDVNTITFLINPAYTMNGSLDGLTGSSATSDRFFKHVPEMRSQYGSLYPASYYRLQEAYDLKRQIEAEDKRRESYFSNFNVRMIDEWALDRQIDSGAAPNIIGVDREEDKPQTSMTEEEKKKAEEEKKKAEQEKLNQKLDSIEANTKQQQTATKKKQAEIQSKISDQEQRVHATDSFAGWQKRMEDIQIRAGKRNIVNTYVWDADGGLHAEAQSFANTVEHTIGGSFSMNAGYGFEGKYGAFGMAAELTAQATVNLTQTMSKTEARSKGFQLNVDLGGLEHKGITNYNDRPILPGEKVDRYRFMSFYLEGSTQNFQDFFNYVVDPEWLASNGEEARALRQAQAGKPNKAWRVLHRVTYVERPALMGFGQGIRRLKPSSVISDNQILIDKIAELEAKIKLILNAVQNPASVKD is encoded by the coding sequence TTGGCTATTAACGTTGAAAGAGGCAGAGAAATGTTGCTCAACAAAGAAAAACTCCAGCACATCAATAGCATTGCTCATGAAGGTAAAGTAGTCGTCTTGGCTACCGATGGCGATGGGAAGATTTGGTACACAGTCAAGCAGGATGGTTTTGAAGATAGTTACCTCAACACGCCAGCAAACTTGAGAACTGGGTGGGAGAATTGGCAAGAACTAGAATTTCCCAATGAAACTAAAAAAGAGAAAGATAAAGAAGTACCAACACAAGACCAGTCAGTAATTGATAAAGAAACAGCCGAACTCACCTACCAGAATGACACAAAAAAATTTGTTCTGAAATCGCTCTACCAGACTAAGGATAAATCTGCTGTCGCCCCAGTGCAACTGGTTTCTGCGCTAGGACACATTTACGTTTTCCGTCAGTCCAAGTCCAATACTCTGTTGGTAGATCGCTTTGTTTTAGATGGGATGACAAATAAGCTGAACCGCAAGCTAGAAGTAAGATTTAAGCGCAGTAAGCAGAAGCACACACCTACGAAAAACATGAATAAGGGGTCTAATGGACTCGTCAACATTGACTCCTTAGACTTTCGAGATGCCAACGGTAACTTTTTCTACCAACCCACCACAGAACTTTGTTTAGTTAATAATCTGCAAAAAGGCTGGTTTTCTGTTGTCTTGGTTCCCACCATCGAAAATGATGTTTATCGCTGGCACATTTTTGCCTACAACAGTCAAACCCAGAAAGTTGAATTGACAACAATTCGCGCCTCAGAAGAAGGGTTATTTGATGTCAAAGATTACAGCATTTTTGAAGAATTAAATGATACTCTCGTTCCCCGCAATATTCCGGGAGTAATTAAACGAACTTTGGACATTAGTAATGTAACTGTCACAAACGGTTTAGCTGCTACCAAATACGATTTACAACAGGAACAAGAAACCCAATCAGGGGAAATGCAACTGATTAAAACGGCAACTAGATTAATGTTAGCAATTCCCACAGATAAAGGAACTGCCGCATTCAGTTTTGCTATTGCTGGAGATGGAACCCTGTCACAAATAAATCAGACACCCACAAGCAGCATTATTCGCAGCAAACAAAGGGAAATTCTCTTACCTTTGAATACCTTGGATGAAATCAAAGCCTTTGGTGATAAAACACCACCGCCTCAAGGAATCATTACGGGTTTAGCAGAGGGAACAGATAAAGACAAAGCTGAGGATTTGGTGAAAATATCTACCAATACCGCAGCCGCAGAACTAAAAAATGGCGACCTCGTAAAAATTACTAGTACAAGAGATTACCGGGGTCTTTATCGCACTACAAAAGTAGACAATAATAGCTTTGAAATTAACTTACCATCGGGTAACGGGTTGGGCTATTGGGAAAAAGAAGACCAAGAAGCTGGCGGGTTAATATTTGACGGTATGATTACCGCCTATGAAAAAACAGCCGATGGCAAGTTGCGAGTTAGCTGTCCCAATCATGGGTTAGCCAATGGGGATGAAGTGCAGATTGTGGGCACAGATGGCTATAACAATACCTATCCAGTACAGAAGATTGATAATACCCACTTTGTGATTGAACGCAAGTGGGCTGCGGGAGAAGCCGTCAAGGCGGAACTGTTATCTAAGAAGCGTCGTGGGGTAGTGTTTGATGGCAATAATGATTATATTCAACTATCTCAGCCACTTTCAATTTTCTCTGGTTCATTCACCGTTTCCATGTGGGTGAAAGTACCTAAAAATTCTAAGAATAGAGGTATATTGCTGGGAGACTATCAACTACCACAGTCAATTGATGTAAATTTTGAAGTTTTCAATGGCAAGCTGAGATTTTACTGGAATAATCAACCCGATCTATACGGTTCAAAAGATTTGAGAGATAATGAATGGCATTTCATCAGCTTTGTCCGGGATCGGGAAAACAAGAAAATATACGCATACGTTGATGGTGTAGCTGACATTAATCATTCTGGAGAAATTTCTGATAAACGTGCCGTTACTCCTCACAGAATTGGGCGTGATAGTCGGGATAAAATAATCCCTTTTGAAGGTCAAATTGCCGAGGTTCGCATCTGGAAAGTCGCCCGCACCGCAGAAGAAATCAAAAATAATATGTACCTGCAACTGACTGGGAAAGAAGTCGGGTTAGTGGGTTATTGGCGCTTAGGTGGCATCTCTGAAGGCAAAGTTATTGACTTTTCAGTTAATGGCAACGACGGCACTGTCTACGGGGATGCCTATGTGAGTGCTGCAACTCTGAACCGCAAACTAACAGGGGGAACTGATGCAGTTAAGTATAGTAATCCTGAGCTATTTGCTGTCAGCGAACGGGCAACCTACGAAGAAAGCTTTGAGTTTAAGGTTAATTTTGAACCTTCAAAACCAGTTAATCTTACCGATCTAAACAATGCAGATAATAGAGGCAACAAGATTTTCACCCTCGCTTATTGGGGAAAAAGTAGCCGTAGTGCCGAAGAGAAAAAGCCAATTTCGGCTGTGCAGAACGAATTTGAAACCTCAGGTAACGGTTGGTATCGAGTCTCATGTAACGTTACTATCCCTGATGGAGTCAGTTTGTTACGTTCTTTTGAGATTGCTAATGTTAAAGGTACTTGGAAATCGCTAGAGATTCGCAAGCATAGCATCCGCTTGTTGTCAGATAGTATTACTGAGGCTAAATTCACAGACGTTGTAAATTTAACACCTTTGGCGGCTAGTCAGGCAGAATTGGCAGTCAAATTGAAACAACTGGAATTAAAAGAGCAACAGGAAGCGGTTCTGCTCAAAGAAAAACGAGAGTTAGAGGATAAATTAGCAAAACTCAATAATCTTAATGCCACAATTACTGAAAAAGATGCTCTCAGTAAAACAGTACAGGAGCTACGAAAGCAAAATGAAAGAGACCAAAGCAACTATGACAAAGAAAAGAATAATCCTTTGAATTATTGGTGTTATATAGAGAATAAAGCAACTGGATTAGCTTTAACACCGTGGGTTGATTCACCATATAATTTTAAAAATAGTTTAGTTTTTTTGAATCGAGTTAACAAGGTTCATTTCCACTGGAATTTCATTGCTGCAGATAATGGATGTTTTGTGATTAAAAATAAAGCAATAATCATGAGTTACGAGATGTATATGTTCTGGGGTGTATTTGCTAACCATTACGATGGCATGATAGGCATGATGCATCTGATGGATGAATCATACTTAAAACAAAACCCAGAACGCCGTGAATTTAAATTGATTGATGCAGGTCAAGGCTTCTATTATATCCAAGCTAGAGCAGCAAATGGAGTATGTAAACTGGCACCTGCTAATGTTTACCAATATCAATTAGTATTGGTTAGGCAACAAGGTAGTGATCATGAAAAATTTAAATTGGTTAAAGTTGATGAACAATCTATTAATGGGAAGGTTGAAATCCTTCTCGAATCTTTGAATGGTAAACAAGCTAATCTGCGACTCAAAGAACTAGAGTTGGCAAAACTGATAAATATTATCGAGGAAGGAGTAAAGAATAAAACAACTTGGGAAAATCGCCGCACAAAAGTCATTGAAGAACTGGCTCCCATTCAACGTGAAATAAGCAACTTAAACGGTGGCTTCATCAATGGAGTCAGTAGTACTCAGCAAACACCGCAAACGATGCGTCTAGTTGCCAAAGATGGCAAAGGATTAGTCACCCAGGGCGCGTTACTTGGATTTGTGCAACCCGCCAGTCGCCTGAACGCCATCGAAACTTGTGAAGGTAACGTGCAACTGAGTTACTTCGACACCCAGGGGCGGATGCGGCAAACTAACTATGATGCGACTGCGGACGGGAAAAATGCCGCCTTTGAACAGTGGATTCCCGATGCTCAACGTGCTTGCCTGAACTTTAGCAATCGCGAGAGTATAGTTAGGTTAGATAAAGCCCTAGCTCTTCCCCCAGACTGGACAATTGAAGCCTGGTTTGTCTATCCTTTACCTGAACCAGGGAAATCGAAATATAATTCGTTAACCACAGGGGAAAAAGCGGATCATCACATTATCGTCAAAGATGGTAAAGAGTTAGGTATTTTTCTGACCAATGACCCCCTGGGACATTACTTTTACGATAGCGGCTTCAATCTGGAGTTATTACCCCAAGGATGGCATCATCTCGCGGCAATCGGTAAAGGTAATACTACACTGTTTTACATTGACGGTAAGAAAGTTGGCGATACTAAAGCTAAAGCCCTGACTGCTTCAGAAGAGGCATTGAAGGCTATCGCTGATAAGAATAGCGAGGCATACAAAAATGCCGAGAAAAAAGTTAAAGACATCAAGAATGCAAACCTGAAAAGCATTAGTGATGTTTATGCGATCGCTAACAATATAAATTATGATCAGCAATTCAGGAAAGTAGCAGAAGTCCGCATTTGGGGAATCGCCCTGACTGATGATGAGATTGCCATCAATAGCAAAACCCTAATCAGTGGCAACGAACCGGGTTTGTTAGCTTACTATCCCCTGAATGAAGCCACAGGAACCACAATCCGCGACAATTCTGGAAATGGAAAGAATGGCACAGTTTCTGGTGCAAGTTGGTGGGGCTGTACTGCACCCATTGGCAACCCCGGAAATACAGTGATGAAGTTTGATGGGGTGAATGATTATGTGAATCTAGGCAATCCCTCAGCACTACAATTTGCTAACAATTGTTACACCTTAGAAGCATGGATTAAGCCTTCTCTATCTTCACAAAACAGGGCAATTATTTCCAAATGGAATAGTGGTTCGACTGGATGGTATATCTTCTCGTTACAACCAGACAACACGATCAACATCAGTCATAATATTTCTCCTTGGACAATTACATCTTCACAAACCATTCCATCTGAGATTTATAGCCATGTTGTTGCTACTTATGATGGCTCAATAGTAAAACTTTATATCAATGGACAGCTAGCAGGAAGCGGTAATCTAGGTAAAAGTGCAGACACCACAACTGCGGTACTGATTGGTGCAATTCACGAGAATGGAACGGTATCTAAAAACTTTTTCCTAGGTCAAATTGCCGAAGTTCGCATTTGGAACAAAGCCCGTACCCAAGTAGAAATTCAGGCGGATATGTATAAACGCCTGAGTGGTAACGAGGCGAATTTAGTTGCTTACTATCCCCTCAATGAAATCAAACGAGAAGGCACTGGACAAGGGACTACCCAAAAAGTCTTAGACCTAGCTGGCAACAATCACGGCACGGTGCATAAAGCCATTACTGTATATGACAACACCCTGCCCCTAGTCAGTGATGCCCTTGTATCCAACGAGTATAGCACCGTTACTCTCGAAGATAATCTGAAGGTAGCCATCATGCGGCGGTTTTTTGCTTATCCAACTGCCAATGGCGCAACCCTGCTACCCGACAAGCGCGTTGAAGCTTTAGAACTCAGATGGATTGGTAATGCCCAGTTTGCGCCGACTTTATTAGGTTACATCGAAGGTGCGCCCCCCATACCCAGTGAAAACCTAACCCTGGAAGAAGACTATAACGGCGCGACTTCTGTGGAATTAACCATGTCTGATGATGTGACATTTAGCTGGAAGCGATCGCAAGACTCTGGTTTGGGTGGCAGTTTGGAAACTTTTCTCGGAGCGGATATGGAAGCTTCAACCAGCGCAGGCGTTATTGTTAGCGTTAGTTCAAAAGTAGCTGTAGCCCGTGCTGGTTTCAAAGGCAACTTTGATTTTAACTACCAATTCCAAAATGAGAGTAGCATCGCCTCCAGTTCATCCCTGAGCATGACCGATAAACTGGAATTGCGGGGGACAACGGAAGAATCCGCTAAATTCCCCCATTTAGGTAAACGATTCATTCCCAAAAATGTGGGCTATGCTTTGGTTGTGTCGGCATTAGCAGATATGTTTGTCACCCGACTTGCTCGCAGTGGTAAAATGGTAGGCTACCAAGTTCAACCCGTTGATGGCATTCCCCCCGATGTCAACACCATCACCTTTTTGATCAATCCAGCATACACCATGAACGGCAGCTTAGATGGGTTAACAGGGAGTAGTGCAACCAGCGATCGCTTCTTCAAGCACGTTCCGGAAATGCGATCGCAGTATGGTTCCCTCTATCCTGCTAGTTACTATCGTTTGCAAGAGGCTTATGACCTTAAACGCCAAATTGAAGCAGAAGATAAGCGACGGGAATCTTACTTCTCTAACTTTAACGTGCGTATGATTGATGAATGGGCTTTAGATCGGCAGATAGATAGTGGTGCAGCACCGAACATTATTGGAGTAGATCGGGAAGAAGACAAGCCACAAACCTCAATGACTGAAGAGGAAAAGAAAAAAGCTGAAGAGGAAAAGAAAAAGGCTGAACAAGAAAAACTGAACCAGAAACTTGACAGCATAGAAGCAAACACCAAGCAACAACAAACCGCCACCAAGAAGAAACAGGCTGAAATCCAAAGCAAAATTAGCGACCAAGAACAACGAGTTCATGCTACTGACAGCTTTGCTGGCTGGCAAAAACGGATGGAAGATATCCAAATCCGAGCGGGTAAGCGCAATATTGTCAATACCTATGTCTGGGATGCTGACGGTGGACTTCATGCCGAAGCTCAAAGCTTTGCTAACACTGTAGAGCATACCATTGGCGGCTCCTTTAGTATGAATGCAGGTTATGGTTTTGAAGGGAAATATGGGGCTTTTGGAATGGCTGCCGAATTAACAGCCCAAGCAACGGTTAACTTGACCCAAACCATGAGCAAAACCGAAGCACGCAGCAAGGGTTTCCAGTTGAATGTAGACTTGGGAGGTCTGGAACATAAAGGGATTACTAACTACAACGATAGACCCATTCTGCCAGGGGAAAAAGTTGATCGCTATCGGTTTATGAGTTTCTATCTCGAAGGTAGCACACAAAACTTCCAAGACTTCTTTAACTACGTGGTTGACCCAGAATGGTTAGCCAGCAATGGCGAAGAAGCAAGAGCTTTGCGCCAAGCACAAGCCGGTAAACCCAACAAAGCTTGGCGGGTGCTGCACCGTGTTACCTACGTTGAACGTCCCGCGTTAATGGGCTTTGGTCAGGGTATCCGCAGATTGAAACCTTCGTCAGTAATTTCTGACAATCAAATATTGATCGATAAAATTGCTGAATTGGAGGCAAAAATTAAGCTAATTCTCAACGCCGTGCAGAATCCAGCATCGGTGAAAGATTAA